The DNA window CTGACCCCAAGCCCACAGTTCTCGTCGCCGAAAAACTCGGAAAAGCTGGTCTCGAGCTACTAAAGACATTTGCGAATGTTGACTGCTCTTACAACCTCAGCCCTGAGGAGTTATGTACTAAGATTTCACTTTGTGATGCGTTGATTGTGAGAAGTGGGACTAAGGTCACCCGCGAGGTTTTTGAACGTTCAGGCGGCAGACTTAAGGTTGTGGGTCGGGCTGGCGTTGGTATTGATAATGTTGACTTGTCGGCTGCCACGGAACATGGGTGTTTGGTGGTTAACGCGCCGACGGCTAATACGATTGCGGCTGCTGAGCATGGGATTGCTTTGCTTACCGCTATGGCTAGGAATATTGCTCAAGCTGATGCCTCTCTTAAAGCCggtttgtaaattattattttttcttattatgtttttttcatactTCATTTAGTCATTTATTCGAGCAGGTGGCTTGCTTTACCATTGTAGGTTGAATTTTGTTCTTCGGTATGTTGTCTCAATTCTTTGTTCAATTTGTTTCTGTTATAATGATTAATGTGGGTTTGCTTATTTAAAGTCTTAAACCGTACTGCATGGTCAGTGAAAATTTGGAGGATAAtgtgatttgatattttttttttagagaattgGCATCCATCAAATCTTGTTTTCTGATATGCACAAAATTGTTGAGATTTAGCAAATTGGTTGTGTTTTGGCCATATCCTTCATCAATAGTTGAGTAATTTCCAAACAATAGCTTATCATGTCTCTGTATCAaccaatttttcaaattttatggtAATGACTCATTTTGCATGAAcattaatcatgttaataaaataacttgttaattTATTGTATCTGTCCAGGCAAGTGGCAAAGAAGCAAATATGTCGGGGTTTCACTTGTGGGGAAGACGCTTGCTGTCATAGGGTTTGGAAAGGTTGGTTCAGAGGTTGCTCGGCGTGCCAAAGGTCTTGGCATGCATGTGATTGCACATGATCCTTATGCCCCTGCAGACCGTGCCCGCGCTATAGGTGTGGATTTGTTGACTTTCGAAGAAGCTATATCGATAGCAGATTTCATCTCCCTACACATGCCTCTTACCCCTGCTACATCAAAAATCTTCAACGATCAGGCTTTCTCCCGGATGAAGAAAGGAGTTAGAATTGTCAACGTTGCTCGTGGAGGAGTGATCGACGAGGAAGCTCTAGTTAGAGCTCTGGATTCTGGGATTGTTGCTCAGGTTGTTTTCTTCACCAAGTCCTCATTGCATTATTCCTGTTTTCTTCACCAAGTCCTCATTCGTGCAGGCAGCACTTGATGTCTTTACAGAAGAGCCCCCTCCAAAAGACAGCAGGTTGGTGCTGCATGAAAACGTGACAGTGACTCCTCATCTTGGTGCTAGCACTACAGAAGCTCAAGTATGCATGACCATCTATTTAGGCATCTGGTTTACAtctcattttcatcatcttgCATAATGGTTATGAGATTTAACCAGGAAGGTGTAGCCATTGAAGTAGCGGAAGCTGTTATTGGAGCTTTAAAAGGGGAGCTTGCTGCAACTGCGGTAAACGCGCCAATGGTTACTGCTGAGGTTATCATTTCTTTCAAACCTTTAATCCCTCACCAGCATTTCACTACGGATATTTTATGCATGCCTTTGATGAATCAAATTGGAAATACCtcaagtcttagctttccaccatTTTTATGTGATGTTTATGGATATGATATTATTAGTTGAAGGATTGTGACCTCTCTGCTTTTGATCATGGTGTAGAGGACTTGTTCCCTTTGCTCATGTTTATTTACTTAGTGTAAGGCGGAGAGTCTGAATTTTTTCTCCTctgattatttttgttcattacAGGTTCTAACAGAACTTGCACCGTTTGTCACTCTGTCAGAAAAGCTTGGCAGACTGGCAGCGCAACTGGTTGCCGGTGGAAGTGGTGTACAATCAGTAAAGGTGACTTATGCTTCTGCCAGAGGTCCGGATGATCTCGACACTCGGCTTCTTCGTGCAATGATTACCAAGGGTCTGATTGAGCCTATCGCCAGTGTTTATATTAACTTGGTAAATGCTGACTTTACTGCTAAGCAGAGAGGACTGAGGATAATAGAAGAGCGCTTTCTGTTGGATGGTTCACCTGAGAATCCACTTGAGTTCATCCAGGTCCAAATTGCCAATGTGGAATCTAAATTTGCCACTGCAATTTCTGACTCTGGTGAGATTAAAGTCGAGGGAAGAGTGAAAGACGGGAAGCCCCACCTCACCAAGGTAGGTTCATTTGGTGTTGATGTGAGCATGGAAGGCAGTCTCGTACTTTGCAGGCAGGTAGATCAACCAGGTATGATTGGCAGTGTGGGGAATATCCTTGGTGAGGAGAATGTAAATGTGAATTTCATGAGCGTTGGCAGGATCGCTCCACGAAAACAAGCAGTAATGATCATTGGTGTGGACGAGGAACCTAGCAAGGAAGCGCTAAAGAGGATCGGGGAGATACCAGCAGTTGAAGAATTTGTGTTTCTTAAGTTGTAGGGCGCACAATTCCGTCATTCTTGAAGTGTATTTCATGCCCAACATTGAAGAGATCAATGCCAATAGGCCAAGgttgattttgttcttgttgttt is part of the Populus trichocarpa isolate Nisqually-1 chromosome 2, P.trichocarpa_v4.1, whole genome shotgun sequence genome and encodes:
- the LOC7472681 gene encoding D-3-phosphoglycerate dehydrogenase 3, chloroplastic, giving the protein MVTTSSLNLVFTPTKPTSLSWKHSFPSPFTTANCTRRQDRKAYRFVVFATVLADPKPTVLVAEKLGKAGLELLKTFANVDCSYNLSPEELCTKISLCDALIVRSGTKVTREVFERSGGRLKVVGRAGVGIDNVDLSAATEHGCLVVNAPTANTIAAAEHGIALLTAMARNIAQADASLKAGKWQRSKYVGVSLVGKTLAVIGFGKVGSEVARRAKGLGMHVIAHDPYAPADRARAIGVDLLTFEEAISIADFISLHMPLTPATSKIFNDQAFSRMKKGVRIVNVARGGVIDEEALVRALDSGIVAQAALDVFTEEPPPKDSRLVLHENVTVTPHLGASTTEAQEGVAIEVAEAVIGALKGELAATAVNAPMVTAEVLTELAPFVTLSEKLGRLAAQLVAGGSGVQSVKVTYASARGPDDLDTRLLRAMITKGLIEPIASVYINLVNADFTAKQRGLRIIEERFLLDGSPENPLEFIQVQIANVESKFATAISDSGEIKVEGRVKDGKPHLTKVGSFGVDVSMEGSLVLCRQVDQPGMIGSVGNILGEENVNVNFMSVGRIAPRKQAVMIIGVDEEPSKEALKRIGEIPAVEEFVFLKL